One window of Novosphingobium sp. P6W genomic DNA carries:
- a CDS encoding P-II family nitrogen regulator: MKYVTAIIKPFKFTEVKEALSAAGVSGVTVSEVSGCGRQKGQTEVYRGAEYASSMLPKIRLEVAVPDSLAEKVVETIRQHANNDEIGDGKIFVFELAQAIRIRTGEQGDDAL; the protein is encoded by the coding sequence ATGAAGTACGTCACGGCCATCATCAAACCGTTCAAGTTCACCGAGGTGAAGGAAGCGCTGAGCGCGGCCGGAGTTTCCGGCGTGACGGTTTCGGAAGTGAGCGGTTGCGGTCGGCAGAAGGGCCAGACCGAAGTCTATCGCGGCGCCGAATATGCCTCGAGCATGTTGCCCAAGATACGCCTGGAAGTGGCCGTGCCCGATTCGCTCGCGGAAAAGGTGGTCGAGACCATCCGCCAGCACGCCAACAACGACGAGATCGGTGACGGCAAGATCTTCGTATTCGAACTGGCGCAGGCGATACGTATCCGCACTGGCGAGCAGGGCGACGACGCGCTCTGA
- the argF gene encoding ornithine carbamoyltransferase: MAKDFLSLSDAGGDTVAAMINDAMDRKAARKGWPKARPDADAPLAGHVLAMIFEKNSTRTRVSFDMAMRQLGGSALILEAGSTQIGRGESIADTARVLSRMVDAIMIRTDDHAKIEELAHYAEVPVINGLTDLSHPCQIVADLLTVVERGFALPGLQLAWLGDGNNVANSLIEAAGLMKFTIRIGGPAGYEPDAGFVARARAAGGEVILTQDAREAAAGAQVIVTDTWVSMGQAGGDVHVAAMQPYQVDGALMAAADPAAMFLHCLPAHRNEEVTDEVMDGPQSAVWDEAENRLHAQKSVLLWALGKL, encoded by the coding sequence ATGGCGAAGGATTTCCTTAGTCTTTCGGATGCCGGCGGCGACACGGTCGCCGCCATGATCAACGACGCCATGGACCGCAAGGCAGCGCGCAAGGGCTGGCCCAAGGCCCGGCCCGATGCCGATGCGCCGCTGGCCGGCCATGTGCTTGCGATGATCTTCGAGAAGAACTCGACGCGCACACGCGTTTCGTTCGACATGGCGATGCGCCAGCTTGGCGGATCAGCGCTGATCCTGGAAGCGGGCAGCACGCAGATCGGCCGGGGTGAAAGCATCGCCGACACTGCGCGGGTGCTCAGCCGCATGGTCGATGCGATCATGATTCGCACCGACGATCACGCCAAGATCGAGGAACTGGCCCATTACGCCGAGGTTCCGGTGATCAACGGACTGACCGACCTGTCGCACCCGTGCCAGATCGTGGCCGATCTGCTGACCGTTGTAGAGCGCGGTTTCGCATTGCCGGGGTTGCAGCTGGCGTGGCTAGGCGATGGCAACAACGTCGCCAATTCACTGATCGAGGCGGCCGGGCTGATGAAGTTCACGATCCGCATCGGCGGCCCTGCGGGTTATGAGCCGGACGCGGGTTTCGTCGCCCGTGCGCGCGCAGCCGGCGGCGAAGTGATCCTGACGCAGGATGCACGCGAAGCAGCGGCCGGCGCGCAAGTGATCGTGACCGACACCTGGGTATCGATGGGGCAGGCTGGCGGCGATGTGCACGTTGCGGCGATGCAGCCCTATCAGGTCGACGGAGCGCTGATGGCAGCGGCTGATCCGGCTGCGATGTTCCTTCACTGCCTGCCGGCACACCGCAACGAGGAAGTGACCGACGAGGTCATGGACGGTCCGCAGTCGGCTGTCTGGGACGAGGCCGAGAACCGCCTGCACGCCCAGAAGTCGGTGCTGCTTTGGGCGCTGGGCAAGCTGTGA
- a CDS encoding phage tail protein — protein MATLVFSSLGTMLGGPVGGAIGSLVGRQFDSVLFGPSARQGPRLKELAVTTSSYGQILPRHFGRMRVAGSVIWATELVEHSEVQGTGKGSPALTTYSYTANFAVALASRPIQGLGRIWADGKLLRGAEGDLKAAGTMRVHTGAGDQPVDPLIAAAEGEQYCPAHRDLAYVVFENLDLSEFYNRIPSLTFEVIADERFDLQAVIGEVVEGIDASVPLDGMAGYTSEGSPANDLAVFEQVMPLEIDAGGETLVIARERRQEAAITLPEPAATTGDDDFGGAAGFTRHRAPQSDRPAAILRYYDVGRDYQASVQRASGQPAPGEPATLDLPAALDAATARTLIERTARRIDWSRDRISWRTSELDPGVAPGALVALPGIAGLWRVREWEWRESGVELALERALPTGADAAPLLGSDPGRGNPPLDAPPAETRLLAFELPLDGPSGGPDNARAFAAVSATSANWSGAALYADRGDGQLAPLGASGRTRATIGTARSVLPPANPLLLDRGSHLLVSLVDPEMQLAGADMRQLADGANLALVGEEIVQFARATSLGNGNWRIDGLLRGRGGTEAAIGTHGENEGFALLDARLTALDSATLGSDPGRQVVALARADIEPLAAPLMLGGITLRPLAPVHPREATSQDGTRILSWTRRARGGWPWRDGVDMPLVEQAERYLITLGAFDAPLATWVTDIPSLTIDAVTLTQLTMLAPGSALHVRQQGTHALSHPLLLCTLP, from the coding sequence ATGGCGACGCTCGTTTTCAGCAGCCTGGGCACGATGCTGGGCGGCCCCGTCGGTGGAGCCATCGGCTCGCTCGTCGGCCGCCAGTTCGACAGCGTCTTGTTCGGCCCCTCCGCACGGCAAGGCCCCCGCCTCAAGGAACTGGCGGTGACCACCTCCAGCTACGGCCAGATCCTGCCGCGCCATTTCGGCCGGATGCGCGTGGCCGGATCGGTGATCTGGGCGACCGAACTGGTCGAACACAGCGAGGTGCAGGGCACCGGCAAAGGCTCGCCCGCGCTCACTACCTACAGCTACACCGCCAACTTCGCCGTCGCGCTGGCCAGCCGCCCGATCCAAGGGCTGGGCCGCATCTGGGCCGACGGCAAGCTGCTGCGCGGCGCGGAAGGCGACCTCAAGGCGGCAGGCACTATGCGCGTCCATACCGGCGCCGGCGACCAGCCTGTCGACCCGCTGATCGCGGCGGCAGAGGGCGAACAATACTGCCCCGCTCACCGCGACCTTGCATACGTGGTGTTCGAGAATCTCGACCTCTCCGAATTCTACAACCGCATCCCCTCGCTCACCTTCGAAGTGATCGCAGACGAGCGCTTCGACCTGCAGGCCGTGATCGGCGAAGTGGTCGAGGGCATCGACGCGTCCGTCCCGCTTGACGGCATGGCCGGTTACACCAGCGAAGGATCGCCCGCGAACGACCTTGCGGTCTTCGAACAGGTCATGCCCCTGGAAATCGACGCAGGCGGCGAAACCCTCGTCATCGCGCGCGAACGCCGTCAGGAGGCGGCAATCACGCTGCCCGAACCGGCAGCGACGACCGGCGATGACGATTTCGGCGGCGCCGCCGGCTTCACTCGCCACCGCGCCCCCCAGTCCGACCGCCCTGCGGCAATCCTGCGCTATTATGATGTAGGGCGCGATTATCAGGCCAGTGTGCAGCGCGCCTCCGGCCAGCCCGCACCGGGCGAACCGGCCACGCTGGATCTGCCCGCCGCGCTGGATGCCGCAACCGCGCGGACGCTCATCGAACGCACTGCCCGGCGGATAGACTGGAGCCGCGACCGTATTTCATGGCGCACCAGCGAGCTCGATCCCGGCGTAGCGCCCGGCGCTCTGGTCGCCTTGCCCGGCATCGCCGGCCTGTGGCGCGTGCGCGAATGGGAATGGCGCGAAAGCGGCGTCGAACTCGCCCTGGAACGAGCGCTTCCCACCGGCGCCGACGCCGCGCCCCTCCTCGGCTCGGACCCCGGACGCGGCAACCCGCCCCTCGACGCACCGCCGGCAGAGACCCGGCTTCTTGCCTTCGAACTCCCGCTCGACGGACCTTCGGGCGGACCGGACAATGCCCGCGCATTCGCCGCCGTCTCCGCCACGAGCGCGAACTGGAGCGGCGCGGCGCTCTACGCCGATCGCGGCGACGGCCAACTTGCACCTCTCGGTGCCAGCGGCCGGACACGGGCAACGATCGGCACCGCGCGGTCCGTGCTGCCTCCCGCCAACCCGCTTCTGCTTGACCGGGGATCTCATCTGCTTGTCTCGCTGGTCGATCCCGAGATGCAGCTTGCCGGGGCCGACATGCGCCAACTTGCCGATGGCGCCAATCTTGCTCTCGTTGGCGAGGAAATCGTGCAGTTCGCCAGGGCAACATCGCTCGGCAATGGCAACTGGCGGATCGACGGCCTGCTGCGAGGACGCGGCGGGACGGAGGCCGCCATCGGCACCCACGGCGAGAACGAGGGCTTCGCACTGCTCGATGCCCGGCTCACCGCGCTCGATTCGGCGACCTTGGGTTCCGATCCCGGCAGGCAGGTAGTGGCATTGGCGCGCGCAGACATCGAACCTCTCGCCGCGCCCCTGATGCTCGGCGGCATTACCTTGCGGCCGCTTGCACCCGTCCATCCGCGAGAGGCCACGTCGCAGGACGGCACCCGCATTCTGTCATGGACGCGCCGCGCACGCGGCGGCTGGCCATGGCGGGACGGGGTCGACATGCCCCTGGTCGAGCAAGCGGAGCGCTATCTCATAACCCTGGGCGCATTCGACGCCCCGCTTGCCACTTGGGTTACCGACATCCCCAGCCTGACAATCGATGCGGTGACCCTGACCCAGCTGACCATGCTTGCCCCGGGAAGTGCACTGCATGTTCGCCAGCAAGGCACCCACGCACTTTCGCATCCGCTGCTGCTCTGCACTCTCCCCTGA
- a CDS encoding endonuclease/exonuclease/phosphatase family protein yields the protein MQIKFASYNIHKAVGLDRRRDPERILTVLREIDADVVALQEVDRRYGRRMAVLPLDAIHAGTHYVPVPLSMKPDSLGWHGNALLVRKGIELIEAAPVPLPVLEPRGAIRADLRIEGRRIRVVGMHLDLSGLRRRHQVRSVLSHCSGCGEHVPTVMMGDLNEWAQRGGCLREFDESWRVLAPGRSFPSRRPMALLDRIIVSREWEVLGTQVHHSPLSAIGSDHLPVVASLNMPKI from the coding sequence TTGCAGATCAAGTTCGCCAGCTACAACATCCATAAGGCCGTCGGGCTCGACCGGCGGCGCGATCCCGAGCGCATCCTGACGGTGCTGCGCGAGATCGATGCCGACGTGGTCGCCTTGCAGGAAGTCGATCGCCGCTACGGCCGGCGCATGGCGGTGCTGCCGCTCGATGCCATTCACGCTGGCACCCACTACGTCCCCGTGCCCCTATCGATGAAGCCGGACAGCCTTGGCTGGCACGGTAATGCCCTGCTGGTGCGCAAAGGGATCGAACTTATCGAGGCCGCCCCCGTACCGCTGCCGGTGCTGGAGCCGCGCGGGGCGATCCGCGCCGATCTTCGGATCGAGGGGCGGCGGATCCGGGTGGTCGGCATGCACCTCGATCTTTCGGGCCTGCGCCGCCGGCATCAGGTGCGCAGTGTGCTGTCGCACTGCTCTGGATGCGGTGAGCATGTGCCGACGGTGATGATGGGCGATCTCAACGAATGGGCGCAGCGCGGCGGCTGTCTGCGCGAATTCGATGAAAGCTGGCGCGTGCTGGCGCCGGGCCGAAGTTTCCCCTCGCGCCGGCCGATGGCGCTGCTCGACCGGATCATCGTATCCAGGGAGTGGGAGGTCCTTGGAACCCAGGTCCACCACAGCCCGTTGTCGGCGATAGGGTCAGACCATTTGCCGGTCGTTGCCTCGCTCAACATGCCTAAAATTTAG
- a CDS encoding Hsp33 family molecular chaperone HslO, with product MTEDDLLRRDDTGFDRVLAFTVPARHVRGRVVRLGPVLETVLSAHDYPKSVKHVLAEALVLTALMGSLLKEDGAQLTFQAQAEGGAVDLLVCDYRGGEIRGYLRHDPDKVAALQEDCSLEAIFGTGYLAITFDLAVSNERYQGVVPLEGTSLAHACENYFAQSEQVPTLLRIAVRSNGLRCTAGGLLVQHLPEGEEGRERLHAKEDYRDWEHVSVMAGSVQEAELVDPVLNLEELLWRLFHEEEEVRVEPLAPLERGCRCSVEHYRSILSSFPEDQRAEMRDEDGTIPVDCAFCSKILRVSA from the coding sequence GTGACCGAGGACGACCTGCTTCGCCGCGACGACACCGGCTTCGACCGGGTACTGGCCTTCACCGTGCCCGCGCGCCACGTCCGTGGCCGCGTCGTGCGGCTCGGTCCCGTGCTGGAGACGGTGCTGTCGGCGCATGATTATCCCAAGTCGGTCAAGCATGTACTGGCCGAGGCGCTGGTCCTTACCGCGCTGATGGGCTCGCTCCTCAAGGAGGACGGCGCGCAGCTTACCTTCCAGGCGCAGGCCGAAGGCGGCGCGGTGGATCTTCTGGTCTGCGACTATCGCGGCGGCGAGATTCGCGGCTACCTGCGCCACGATCCCGACAAGGTCGCGGCGCTTCAGGAAGATTGTTCGCTCGAGGCGATCTTCGGCACCGGCTACCTGGCGATCACTTTCGACCTCGCCGTCAGCAATGAACGTTATCAGGGCGTGGTGCCGCTGGAGGGCACTTCGCTTGCTCATGCCTGCGAGAACTACTTCGCGCAGTCGGAGCAGGTTCCTACCCTGCTGCGCATTGCAGTACGCTCAAACGGGCTGCGCTGCACGGCTGGCGGTCTGCTGGTGCAGCACCTGCCGGAGGGTGAGGAAGGCCGGGAAAGGCTTCACGCAAAGGAAGACTACCGCGACTGGGAGCATGTTTCGGTCATGGCCGGCAGCGTTCAGGAAGCCGAACTGGTCGATCCCGTGCTCAATCTCGAGGAACTGCTCTGGCGCCTGTTCCATGAGGAAGAGGAAGTGCGGGTAGAACCGCTGGCCCCGCTTGAACGCGGCTGCCGTTGCAGCGTGGAGCATTACCGGTCGATCCTGTCGAGTTTCCCGGAAGACCAGCGCGCCGAGATGCGCGACGAGGATGGCACGATCCCGGTCGATTGCGCCTTCTGTTCGAAGATCCTGCGCGTTTCGGCTTGA
- a CDS encoding TIGR01244 family sulfur transferase, which produces MFRQITDTVFASPQIGTDAIAEAKALGIVRIINNRPEGESDDQTPGADIETAARQAGIDYVAIPVTHAGFSQAQVDAMEAALTAEGPVLAYCRSGTRSTLLWALARAKAGDSPAVIASKANAAGYDVSPIRQLIDMFSARG; this is translated from the coding sequence ATGTTCCGCCAGATCACCGATACCGTCTTCGCCAGCCCGCAGATCGGCACCGATGCCATTGCCGAGGCCAAAGCGCTCGGGATCGTGCGGATCATCAACAATCGCCCCGAAGGCGAGAGCGACGACCAGACGCCCGGTGCCGATATCGAAACCGCAGCCCGTCAGGCCGGGATCGACTACGTCGCGATTCCGGTGACTCACGCCGGCTTCAGCCAGGCGCAGGTCGATGCGATGGAAGCGGCGCTGACCGCCGAAGGCCCGGTGCTGGCCTATTGCCGGTCGGGCACGCGTTCGACACTGCTATGGGCACTGGCCCGCGCGAAGGCCGGTGACAGCCCGGCGGTGATCGCATCGAAGGCGAACGCGGCGGGATATGATGTTTCGCCGATTCGCCAGTTGATCGATATGTTCTCCGCGCGCGGCTGA
- a CDS encoding cold-shock protein produces the protein MGFDKGRRGRGRDKRDRFGEDEFDPFFAGQDRFGGGGGGDRFSGGGGGGDRFGGGGGGFGGGQRSGGFGGGSSGGGGFGGGQRGGGFGGGGGGGGMPAQVVGQGRGVVKFFNAAKGFGFIQRDEGGDDVFVHISSVERAGLEGLAEGQQLEFQLVDRGGKISATDLSVVGDVIAVAKREPEAPQRQLTGEKATGTVKFFNSMKGFGFITRDDGQPDAFVHISAVERSGMSGLNEGDRVEFDIEVDRRGKYSAVNLTALQA, from the coding sequence ATGGGTTTTGACAAAGGTCGTCGCGGAAGGGGACGCGACAAGCGGGATCGGTTTGGCGAGGACGAGTTCGACCCGTTCTTTGCTGGGCAGGATCGTTTCGGCGGCGGCGGTGGCGGTGATCGCTTCAGCGGCGGCGGAGGCGGCGGTGACCGCTTCGGCGGCGGTGGTGGCGGCTTCGGCGGCGGTCAGCGCAGCGGTGGCTTTGGCGGCGGCAGTAGCGGTGGTGGCGGCTTCGGCGGCGGTCAGCGCGGCGGCGGCTTCGGCGGCGGCGGTGGTGGCGGCGGAATGCCTGCCCAGGTCGTCGGCCAGGGCCGCGGCGTCGTAAAATTCTTCAACGCAGCAAAGGGCTTTGGCTTCATCCAGCGCGATGAAGGCGGCGACGATGTGTTCGTGCACATCAGCTCTGTTGAGCGTGCGGGCCTCGAAGGCCTTGCGGAAGGCCAGCAGCTTGAATTCCAGCTAGTCGATCGCGGCGGCAAGATCTCGGCCACCGACCTTTCCGTCGTGGGTGACGTGATCGCCGTTGCCAAGCGCGAGCCGGAAGCACCGCAGCGCCAGCTGACGGGCGAGAAGGCGACCGGCACGGTCAAGTTCTTCAATTCGATGAAGGGCTTCGGCTTCATCACACGTGATGACGGCCAGCCGGATGCGTTCGTGCACATCAGTGCCGTGGAACGCTCGGGCATGTCCGGCCTCAACGAAGGTGACCGGGTCGAGTTCGACATCGAGGTGGATCGACGAGGCAAGTACTCGGCGGTCAACCTGACGGCGCTCCAGGCCTGA
- a CDS encoding ammonium transporter, which produces MNRKIFGGLGATVASLAVSTAAFAQDAVPTVDKGDTAWMMTSTVLVFLMILPGLALFYGGLTRSKNMLSTMTQIGAAAALAMLIWVMYGYSMAFGEGGNAFVAGFGKAFLAGVTPDSVSGTIPEYVFVCFQMTFAAITVALVLGSTVERIKFSAVMVFAVVWLTIVYFPIAHMVWAPTGYFFGLGALDYAGGTVVHINAGVSALVAAIILGKRKGFPAEPMPPHSLTLTMVGTGLLWVGWFGFNAGSALSANGAASLAMINTFVATASAGLFWMLAERLAGHKGSALGFCSGVVAGLVAVTPAAGNSGPFGAIVLGGVASIICFFAVSKLKPMLGYDDALDAFGVHGIGGIVGAIGTGIVYAPSLGGPGKADFAIGSQLVIQIEAVLATIVIATIGTVIAIFIAKAITGLRVTPEVEADGLDIGEHGERAYN; this is translated from the coding sequence ATGAACCGCAAGATTTTCGGCGGCCTGGGCGCGACAGTCGCGTCACTCGCCGTCTCGACCGCCGCTTTCGCCCAGGACGCTGTTCCGACCGTCGACAAGGGTGATACCGCCTGGATGATGACGTCGACCGTCCTCGTCTTCCTGATGATCCTGCCTGGCCTGGCCCTGTTCTACGGTGGTTTGACCCGGTCGAAGAACATGCTCTCGACGATGACGCAGATCGGCGCCGCTGCGGCGCTCGCCATGCTCATCTGGGTGATGTACGGCTACTCGATGGCCTTCGGTGAGGGCGGCAATGCGTTCGTCGCCGGCTTCGGCAAGGCGTTCCTTGCAGGCGTCACCCCCGATTCGGTCTCGGGCACCATCCCCGAATACGTCTTCGTCTGCTTCCAGATGACCTTTGCGGCGATCACTGTCGCGCTGGTGCTGGGCTCCACGGTTGAGCGTATCAAGTTCTCGGCGGTCATGGTCTTCGCGGTCGTCTGGCTGACGATCGTCTATTTCCCGATCGCACACATGGTCTGGGCTCCGACCGGCTACTTCTTCGGCCTGGGCGCTCTCGATTACGCGGGCGGCACCGTCGTCCATATCAACGCGGGCGTTTCGGCACTGGTTGCCGCGATCATCCTTGGCAAGCGCAAGGGCTTCCCGGCCGAGCCGATGCCGCCGCACTCGCTGACGCTGACCATGGTCGGCACCGGCCTGCTGTGGGTGGGCTGGTTCGGCTTCAACGCCGGTTCGGCTCTCTCGGCCAACGGCGCTGCCTCGCTCGCCATGATCAACACTTTCGTCGCCACCGCTTCGGCTGGTCTGTTCTGGATGCTCGCAGAGCGTCTCGCCGGTCACAAGGGTTCGGCCCTGGGCTTCTGCTCGGGCGTCGTCGCCGGTCTCGTCGCGGTTACGCCGGCTGCCGGTAACTCCGGTCCGTTCGGTGCGATCGTTCTGGGCGGTGTCGCCTCGATCATCTGCTTCTTCGCGGTAAGCAAGCTCAAGCCGATGCTCGGCTATGACGATGCACTCGACGCCTTCGGCGTTCACGGCATCGGCGGTATTGTCGGCGCCATCGGCACCGGCATCGTCTACGCTCCCAGCCTGGGCGGCCCCGGCAAGGCGGATTTCGCGATCGGCTCGCAGTTGGTGATCCAGATCGAAGCGGTTCTTGCCACCATCGTCATCGCGACGATCGGCACCGTGATCGCGATCTTCATCGCCAAGGCAATCACCGGCCTGCGCGTCACTCCCGAAGTTGAAGCCGACGGCCTCGACATCGGCGAGCACGGCGAGCGCGCCTACAACTAA
- a CDS encoding aspartate aminotransferase family protein — MSITPLMPVYPRCGVRPVRGEHCHLISEDGRRFLDFASGIAVNALGHSHPGLIGAIQKQAETLMHVSNLYGSPQGEAAAQRLVDLTFADTVFFTNSGAEAVECAIKTARAYHQSVGNDHKFELITFNNAFHGRTLATISASSQEKMHKGFLPLLPGFKYVDFNDLEAAKAAIGPNTAGFLVEPIQGEGGIRIATDEFLGGLRALCDEHDLMLVLDEVQSGVGRAGTLYAYEQYGITPDIMATAKGIGGGFPVGACLATEKAARGMVAGTHGSTYGGNPFAMAAIGAVLDVMSEETFMADVRAKGERLKARLEQFIGNYPDLFELVRGRGLFIGLKMKVEPRPFVAHMRDNHQLLTVSAGDNVVRIIPPLVIDDSHIDEFMEKLSAAAASYQPEEAA; from the coding sequence ATGTCGATCACCCCGCTGATGCCCGTATACCCCCGGTGCGGCGTGCGCCCCGTTCGCGGTGAGCATTGCCATCTCATCAGCGAGGACGGCCGCCGTTTCCTCGACTTCGCCAGCGGCATCGCCGTCAATGCCCTGGGCCATTCGCACCCCGGCCTGATCGGCGCGATCCAGAAGCAGGCCGAGACGCTGATGCACGTCTCCAACCTCTACGGCAGCCCCCAGGGCGAGGCTGCTGCCCAGCGCCTTGTCGATCTGACCTTCGCGGACACCGTGTTCTTCACCAATTCGGGCGCCGAGGCGGTCGAATGCGCGATCAAGACCGCGCGCGCCTATCACCAGTCGGTGGGCAACGACCACAAGTTCGAACTGATCACTTTCAACAACGCCTTCCACGGCCGGACGCTGGCGACCATCAGCGCCTCCAGCCAGGAAAAGATGCACAAGGGCTTCCTGCCGTTGCTGCCGGGCTTCAAGTACGTCGATTTCAACGACTTGGAGGCGGCCAAGGCAGCCATTGGTCCGAATACGGCGGGCTTCCTGGTGGAACCGATCCAGGGCGAAGGCGGTATCCGCATCGCCACTGACGAGTTCCTAGGCGGCCTGCGGGCGCTGTGCGACGAACACGACCTGATGCTGGTGCTGGACGAAGTGCAAAGCGGCGTGGGCCGCGCCGGCACGCTTTACGCCTATGAACAGTACGGCATCACGCCGGACATCATGGCAACCGCAAAGGGCATCGGCGGCGGCTTCCCCGTCGGCGCCTGCCTGGCCACCGAAAAGGCGGCGCGCGGCATGGTTGCTGGCACGCACGGCTCCACCTATGGCGGCAATCCCTTTGCGATGGCCGCGATCGGCGCTGTTCTCGACGTGATGTCCGAAGAGACGTTCATGGCAGACGTGCGCGCCAAGGGAGAGCGGCTCAAGGCGCGGCTCGAGCAGTTCATCGGCAATTATCCCGATCTGTTTGAACTGGTGCGCGGACGCGGCCTGTTCATCGGTCTCAAGATGAAAGTCGAACCGCGGCCGTTCGTCGCCCACATGCGCGACAATCACCAGTTGCTCACCGTTTCTGCGGGCGACAACGTGGTGCGGATCATTCCGCCGCTGGTGATCGACGACAGCCATATCGATGAATTCATGGAAAAGCTTTCGGCGGCAGCGGCCAGCTATCAGCCGGAGGAGGCCGCCTGA
- a CDS encoding DUF2793 domain-containing protein — MTDALMFASATPRFALPLLHTGQAQKEIFVNEALALADTLLHCAVAGESASPPENPVDDEAWLIGTGASGEWQGRDGEIAMRRGTAWAFVRPRDGMRVLDISAGCEMLFFGSWRKASLLVEPLGGSIVDGEARAAINDLIAALQALGILPSA, encoded by the coding sequence ATGACCGACGCCTTGATGTTTGCGAGTGCCACCCCCCGCTTCGCCCTGCCCCTGCTCCATACAGGGCAGGCACAAAAAGAAATCTTTGTGAACGAGGCTCTCGCACTGGCCGACACCCTGCTGCACTGCGCGGTGGCGGGCGAAAGTGCCTCTCCTCCAGAAAATCCCGTAGACGATGAAGCGTGGCTCATCGGCACCGGCGCATCGGGCGAGTGGCAAGGTCGCGATGGCGAAATCGCCATGCGCCGGGGCACTGCCTGGGCCTTCGTGCGACCGCGCGATGGCATGCGTGTGCTCGACATTTCAGCAGGATGCGAGATGCTGTTTTTCGGTTCCTGGAGAAAAGCTTCGCTTCTCGTGGAACCACTTGGAGGATCGATTGTTGATGGGGAGGCTCGGGCTGCGATCAATGATCTGATCGCTGCCCTTCAAGCCTTGGGTATTCTCCCATCGGCATAA
- a CDS encoding P-II family nitrogen regulator: MKFIIAIIKPFKLDEVREALGAIGVAGMTVSEVKGFGRQKGQTEIYRGAEYSTNMLPKVKIEVAAPDDLAPKIVETIQQVASTEAIGDGKIFVLDLASAVRIRTGEAGDTAL; encoded by the coding sequence ATGAAGTTCATCATAGCCATCATCAAGCCCTTCAAGCTCGACGAAGTGCGTGAGGCGCTGGGGGCAATCGGCGTCGCCGGCATGACCGTTTCAGAGGTCAAGGGCTTCGGTCGTCAGAAGGGGCAGACGGAAATCTACCGTGGGGCCGAATACTCGACCAACATGCTGCCGAAGGTGAAGATCGAGGTCGCCGCACCTGACGATCTGGCACCCAAGATCGTCGAGACGATCCAGCAGGTCGCCAGCACCGAAGCCATCGGCGACGGTAAGATTTTCGTCCTCGACCTCGCTTCGGCTGTGCGAATCCGCACCGGCGAAGCCGGCGACACCGCGCTCTGA
- the queC gene encoding 7-cyano-7-deazaguanine synthase QueC produces the protein MQETTSPEPKQAVVLLSGGLDSMVSAGIAREQGFAVNALTIDYNQRHRRELDAAADIARFIGARRHVVMPLDLRQFGGSALTDDIEVPKEGVGADIPVTYVPARNLVFLSLTLAWAEAIGANDIFIGVNALDYSGYPDCRPEFISAFENIAGLATKAGAEGQALRIHAPLQFMGKADIAREADRLGLDPGMSWSCYDPQPDGKACGLCDSCRLRKAGFADAGLIDPTPYSA, from the coding sequence ATGCAGGAAACGACATCTCCCGAACCGAAGCAGGCGGTTGTGCTGCTCTCCGGCGGCCTTGATTCCATGGTCTCGGCGGGCATCGCGCGCGAGCAGGGCTTCGCAGTCAACGCGCTTACCATCGACTATAACCAGCGCCACCGGCGCGAGCTTGATGCGGCGGCGGATATCGCCCGCTTCATTGGCGCCAGGCGCCATGTCGTGATGCCGCTCGACCTTCGCCAGTTTGGCGGGTCGGCGCTGACAGACGACATCGAGGTGCCCAAGGAGGGCGTGGGGGCCGATATCCCGGTCACTTACGTGCCCGCCCGCAATCTCGTGTTCCTCTCGCTCACACTGGCATGGGCAGAGGCGATCGGTGCGAACGACATCTTCATTGGCGTCAATGCGCTGGACTATTCGGGTTACCCCGATTGCCGGCCGGAGTTCATCTCCGCGTTCGAAAACATCGCGGGCCTGGCAACGAAAGCGGGTGCGGAAGGGCAGGCTCTGCGCATCCATGCGCCGCTGCAGTTCATGGGCAAGGCTGACATCGCCCGCGAAGCTGACCGTCTCGGGCTTGATCCCGGCATGAGCTGGTCATGCTACGATCCGCAGCCGGATGGCAAGGCCTGCGGGCTGTGCGACAGCTGCCGCTTGCGCAAGGCTGGCTTTGCCGATGCCGGACTGATTGATCCCACGCCCTACTCTGCCTGA